From the Leptospira biflexa serovar Patoc strain 'Patoc 1 (Paris)' genome, one window contains:
- the rimM gene encoding ribosome maturation factor RimM (Essential for efficient processing of 16S rRNA) encodes MSTKPSLVKVGVFGSSHGIKGFIKVFTEGETLHTLKAPATCTVEDPQGKTSTIAIEEFRPNGNHFLVKIKGYDTPETVVKYRGYSLLWKKEDLPKPNEGEIYSEDLIGLLVISKETKQPLNYKITQVMDNPAHPILECKPIQGEGETILVPFLNQFVGDWDLENQTIECIHWEQWFAL; translated from the coding sequence TTGTCGACTAAACCAAGTTTAGTGAAAGTGGGGGTCTTTGGATCCTCACATGGAATCAAAGGGTTCATCAAAGTTTTCACAGAAGGGGAAACACTGCACACCCTAAAAGCTCCCGCAACCTGCACTGTAGAGGACCCGCAAGGCAAAACATCCACAATTGCCATTGAAGAGTTTCGTCCCAATGGGAATCATTTCCTTGTCAAAATCAAAGGCTACGACACTCCTGAAACTGTAGTCAAATACCGTGGATACTCACTCCTCTGGAAAAAGGAAGACCTTCCGAAGCCGAATGAAGGGGAGATTTATTCAGAAGACCTCATCGGGCTCCTTGTCATTTCCAAAGAAACAAAACAACCGTTAAATTATAAGATCACCCAAGTGATGGATAACCCAGCCCATCCAATTTTGGAATGTAAACCCATCCAAGGGGAAGGAGAGACAATACTCGTTCCTTTCCTAAACCAATTTGTGGGTGATTGGGATTTAGAAAACCAAACCATCGAATGCATTCATTGGGAGCAGTGGTTTGCGCTTTAA
- the trmD gene encoding tRNA (guanosine(37)-N1)-methyltransferase TrmD — translation MRFNFITLFPEKITSYFDTGIPGKAVKQGVVEINPVHLRDFADNKHQKVDDTIYGGGPGMLLQVGPIYRALESLGDKKGKVILLSPSGELFNQTLAREIYESSDTFTLVSGYYEGVDHRVTEHLIDREVAIGNYVISSGDLAALVVADCLSRFVPGFLGKEESLLEESHNETEELEYPQYTKPYDFMGWTVPDVLLGGHHEEIRKWRQKNRKTRNHS, via the coding sequence TTGCGCTTTAATTTCATCACACTATTCCCCGAAAAAATCACTTCTTATTTTGATACTGGGATCCCTGGAAAAGCAGTGAAACAAGGGGTCGTCGAAATCAATCCTGTACACTTACGAGACTTCGCCGACAACAAACACCAAAAGGTAGATGATACGATTTACGGGGGAGGTCCTGGCATGCTCTTGCAAGTGGGGCCAATTTACCGTGCCCTGGAATCCTTGGGAGACAAAAAAGGAAAGGTGATTTTACTCAGTCCCTCGGGGGAACTGTTCAACCAAACACTCGCTCGTGAAATTTACGAGTCCTCGGACACCTTCACCTTGGTTTCCGGGTATTATGAAGGGGTCGACCACCGTGTCACGGAGCATTTAATTGACAGGGAAGTGGCCATTGGAAACTATGTTATTTCATCGGGGGATTTAGCTGCTCTCGTTGTTGCCGATTGCCTGTCTCGGTTTGTTCCGGGGTTTTTGGGTAAGGAAGAAAGCCTTCTAGAAGAATCGCACAACGAAACGGAAGAATTAGAATACCCCCAGTATACAAAACCCTATGATTTTATGGGTTGGACTGTTCCAGATGTACTCCTCGGTGGACATCATGAAGAGATCCGGAAATGGCGGCAAAAAAACCGCAAAACAAGAAATCATTCTTAG
- the rpsP gene encoding 30S ribosomal protein S16 — protein MVKLRLQRTGTKADPHYRIVAADIRAPRDGKFIEAIGHFHPTASAVKKATFNEEKTLSWLKKGAQPTDTVLALLKKDDVWSKFKG, from the coding sequence TTGGTTAAATTAAGATTACAAAGAACGGGAACAAAAGCTGACCCGCATTATCGCATTGTTGCCGCCGACATTCGTGCGCCGCGTGATGGAAAATTCATCGAAGCGATTGGTCACTTTCACCCAACAGCATCTGCTGTGAAAAAAGCAACTTTCAACGAAGAAAAAACACTTTCTTGGTTAAAGAAAGGCGCACAACCAACTGACACGGTTCTTGCTCTTTTGAAAAAAGACGACGTTTGGTCAAAATTCAAAGGTTAG
- the priA gene encoding replication restart helicase PriA encodes MIQYAEVALNLSWESKTLTYEIPNSITALQPGVRVLVPLNGKEWDGVVIQIHNNEPNYETLSVLKQIDPEPVITTEQLELATWMSENYLSSLGEALFLMVPKGKKRKLTKEVDTEVQSHLLHPLNEAQKKAYTEIKQNTHANTHLLYGITGSGKTEVYLHLMRDILQEPKGSVIFLVPEISLTYPTIARIEAIFPNQVAVLHSHLRISEKFQNYLDLKEGKKRICIGTRSAIFAPLSDLKLVVMDEEHDASYKENGSPRYHARQVALQRILKTGGKLLLGSATPSIELYYLAKSGQIGFSILEQRANPKAKLPFVEMSDKQDDKHLISGDLQFKISDRLKKKEQIILLLNRRGYNPFIFSPQTKEFVHCPKCTATLCYHSDQTVRCHLCGYHSNFYNLKQTFGEDLELFGAGTQKLEEYLLSHFPSARIERLDQDSSKNKDVTRLVLEKLGEGELDILTGTQMISKGLDYANVTLVGILNANHGLGVPDFRSSERTYALVSQVAGRAGRGEKPGEVIIQSNDPEHPVLKMAKEQNYPAFFEWELQFRKDLFYPPFARLARLVFRSKYEEVANKQSVVYGELIKEKKEDSIVMLGPSQCPFYKIDNNYRYHILLKAKSITALRNLLKETKQTFKLDSKCYIEYDLDPMELV; translated from the coding sequence ATGATCCAGTATGCGGAAGTTGCCTTAAATCTTTCTTGGGAAAGTAAAACCTTAACCTACGAGATTCCAAATTCGATTACCGCTTTACAACCAGGTGTTCGGGTTCTTGTTCCCTTAAACGGAAAAGAATGGGATGGAGTGGTGATTCAGATCCACAATAACGAACCCAACTATGAAACACTTTCGGTCTTAAAACAAATTGATCCCGAACCTGTTATCACAACAGAACAATTGGAACTGGCAACATGGATGTCTGAGAATTATCTTTCCTCTCTTGGGGAAGCATTGTTTCTTATGGTTCCCAAAGGGAAAAAAAGGAAACTCACGAAAGAAGTTGATACGGAAGTCCAATCCCACTTATTACACCCGTTAAATGAAGCACAAAAAAAAGCTTATACTGAGATCAAACAGAATACACATGCGAATACTCATCTTTTGTATGGAATCACGGGAAGTGGGAAAACGGAAGTTTACCTTCATTTGATGCGAGACATTTTGCAAGAACCTAAGGGTTCGGTTATTTTCCTTGTCCCAGAAATTTCTTTAACCTATCCTACGATCGCTCGGATCGAGGCCATTTTCCCAAACCAAGTGGCAGTTTTACATTCGCATTTACGGATTTCAGAAAAGTTCCAAAACTATTTGGATTTAAAGGAAGGAAAAAAAAGGATCTGCATTGGAACTCGGTCGGCAATTTTTGCGCCCCTTTCTGACCTGAAACTAGTGGTAATGGATGAGGAACATGACGCCTCTTATAAAGAAAATGGTTCTCCTCGTTACCATGCAAGGCAGGTCGCCTTACAAAGGATTTTGAAAACGGGTGGCAAACTCCTACTGGGTTCGGCCACACCGAGTATCGAGTTGTATTACTTAGCTAAATCAGGACAAATTGGATTTTCCATTTTGGAACAACGTGCCAATCCCAAAGCCAAACTTCCTTTCGTAGAGATGTCTGATAAACAAGATGATAAACATTTGATCTCAGGGGACTTACAATTTAAAATTTCTGACCGATTGAAAAAAAAAGAACAAATCATCTTACTCCTGAACCGTAGAGGGTATAACCCTTTTATTTTTTCACCGCAAACAAAGGAGTTTGTCCATTGTCCCAAATGTACGGCAACTCTTTGTTACCATTCTGACCAAACGGTACGTTGCCATTTATGTGGCTATCATTCCAATTTTTACAATCTAAAACAGACGTTTGGTGAAGATTTAGAGCTTTTTGGAGCTGGCACACAAAAATTAGAGGAGTATCTCTTATCTCATTTTCCGAGTGCAAGGATCGAACGCCTCGACCAAGACAGTTCCAAAAACAAAGATGTCACCCGCCTTGTGTTAGAGAAATTAGGAGAAGGGGAACTTGATATCCTCACCGGTACCCAAATGATATCAAAAGGCTTGGATTATGCAAATGTGACTCTTGTGGGAATCCTTAACGCTAATCATGGGTTAGGTGTCCCTGACTTTCGAAGTAGCGAACGCACCTATGCCCTTGTCTCCCAAGTGGCGGGCCGGGCGGGACGCGGTGAAAAACCAGGAGAAGTCATCATCCAGTCGAATGACCCGGAACACCCTGTCCTTAAAATGGCCAAGGAACAAAACTACCCCGCTTTTTTTGAATGGGAACTCCAATTTCGAAAAGATCTGTTTTACCCTCCCTTTGCGAGACTTGCTCGCCTTGTCTTTCGTTCTAAATATGAAGAGGTGGCCAACAAACAATCCGTTGTCTATGGAGAGCTCATCAAAGAAAAAAAAGAGGATTCAATCGTGATGCTTGGACCAAGCCAATGTCCGTTTTATAAAATTGATAATAACTATCGGTACCATATACTACTCAAAGCAAAATCGATCACCGCTCTACGAAATCTTTTAAAAGAAACAAAACAAACGTTCAAACTGGATTCTAAATGTTATATCGAATATGATTTGGATCCTATGGAACTTGTGTAA
- a CDS encoding PASTA domain-containing protein, whose protein sequence is MKEKFLKILPYSGYVLFVGLGLLVFFVAAFLVVVVRTKEEQKVMMPYVIGKNYIEVHNELQRLQLKVRLESERIPEKTDGIILSQSIDAGKEVEAGSKLYLTVNIGFDRVTIPDVKGQDLKRAKAILEKVLSGEVYVPLQIGGITYVPAVGDEPADTIIDQIPAPGKETHSGEKIYLLVTESSNEKKSNQSLKENSDESKLVGTPVPFAVDYLQRKKIPYRIKESTKPEFRESHGLVSSFELKPTGAEIGAFYLKPSTSLKQDYEILEYEIDDDDVYSAKLSYTKPGDDSEIEKEILTSQPLKEDEILRLVVHRSTNTKVTLIGKETGVAKVWKLKGTY, encoded by the coding sequence GTGAAAGAAAAGTTTCTAAAAATTTTACCTTACAGTGGTTATGTTCTATTTGTTGGTCTCGGACTCCTCGTTTTTTTTGTCGCAGCCTTCCTTGTGGTGGTTGTTCGCACCAAAGAAGAACAAAAGGTGATGATGCCGTATGTGATTGGAAAAAATTACATTGAAGTGCATAATGAACTCCAACGCCTCCAACTGAAAGTTCGCCTAGAATCGGAACGGATCCCTGAAAAAACAGATGGGATCATCTTAAGCCAATCCATCGATGCAGGAAAGGAAGTTGAAGCAGGTTCCAAACTTTATCTGACTGTCAATATTGGTTTTGACCGCGTGACGATCCCTGATGTCAAAGGACAAGACCTGAAACGTGCCAAAGCCATTTTAGAAAAAGTGCTTTCGGGTGAAGTGTATGTACCTTTACAAATTGGTGGGATTACCTATGTGCCTGCTGTGGGAGATGAACCTGCTGATACCATCATCGACCAAATCCCTGCACCTGGGAAAGAAACCCATTCTGGTGAAAAAATTTACCTTCTTGTCACTGAGTCGAGTAACGAAAAAAAATCGAACCAAAGTTTGAAAGAAAACAGTGATGAATCCAAACTCGTTGGAACACCTGTTCCCTTCGCTGTCGACTATTTACAAAGGAAAAAAATTCCCTATCGTATCAAAGAAAGCACAAAACCTGAGTTTCGCGAATCCCACGGGCTTGTTTCTTCTTTTGAATTAAAACCAACTGGTGCCGAAATTGGTGCGTTTTATTTGAAACCATCCACTTCTCTGAAACAAGATTATGAAATTTTAGAATACGAAATTGATGACGATGATGTATACTCAGCAAAGCTAAGTTATACGAAGCCTGGGGATGACTCAGAAATTGAAAAAGAAATACTCACAAGCCAACCTTTAAAAGAAGATGAAATTCTGCGACTTGTGGTCCATCGTTCGACAAATACCAAAGTCACTCTGATAGGAAAAGAAACAGGTGTCGCCAAAGTTTGGAAATTAAAAGGAACCTACTAA
- a CDS encoding KH domain-containing protein produces MDSLVRYIVTSLVDQPDQVAVNQVPGEEETVIELRVAPKDLGKVIGKNGRIAKSLRTVLQAAGTKQGKNYTLEIVD; encoded by the coding sequence ATGGATTCCTTAGTTCGTTATATCGTGACATCTCTCGTTGACCAACCTGACCAGGTGGCTGTCAACCAAGTACCCGGAGAGGAAGAAACTGTGATCGAACTTCGGGTGGCTCCTAAAGACCTAGGTAAGGTGATCGGAAAGAACGGAAGGATTGCAAAGTCACTCCGTACGGTGTTACAAGCCGCGGGAACCAAACAAGGCAAAAACTATACTTTAGAAATTGTCGACTAA
- the rpe gene encoding ribulose-phosphate 3-epimerase has product MKISASILAAKLTGLATELPTYKKESIDLIHIDVMDGNFVPQISFGEAFTKEVKSHTDIPLDVHLMVSNPELHVPKYFDLKPYCITFHIETTNFSVRLAEEIKKQGIRVGVSLNPQTPPESISQILPYLDLVLLMTVDPGFYGQSFVKSGFEKIAAVRKLTKPYDIELEVDGGVNESNMEELAKLGVDITVVGSGLYKTGDPNAQGKKLKELAASGRTRS; this is encoded by the coding sequence ATGAAGATTTCAGCCTCTATCCTTGCAGCCAAACTCACGGGACTGGCAACAGAACTCCCTACATACAAAAAGGAAAGTATCGATCTCATCCACATAGATGTGATGGATGGCAATTTTGTACCGCAGATTTCCTTTGGAGAAGCCTTCACGAAGGAAGTGAAGTCTCACACAGATATCCCACTTGATGTCCACCTGATGGTCAGTAACCCGGAACTCCATGTTCCCAAATACTTTGACCTAAAGCCGTATTGTATCACCTTTCATATTGAAACGACGAATTTTTCGGTACGCCTGGCGGAAGAGATCAAAAAACAAGGGATACGAGTCGGTGTTTCCTTAAACCCGCAGACTCCACCCGAATCCATATCGCAAATCCTTCCATATTTGGACCTTGTGCTCCTCATGACAGTGGACCCAGGGTTTTACGGGCAGTCCTTTGTGAAGTCGGGATTTGAAAAAATTGCGGCGGTTCGAAAGCTCACAAAACCATACGATATTGAACTCGAAGTGGATGGTGGTGTGAACGAATCCAATATGGAAGAACTCGCAAAACTCGGTGTGGACATCACTGTCGTGGGCTCGGGACTCTATAAAACAGGGGATCCCAATGCTCAGGGCAAAAAATTAAAGGAACTTGCTGCAAGTGGCCGAACTCGCTCTTGA
- the fmt gene encoding methionyl-tRNA formyltransferase, whose product MKLSIGYFGSPEHSKELLQMILDAGIQVDFVVTNVDKPVGRKQIITPTPVKQLAEEKGIPVIQSVRLRTDDAAQKQILSFRSPVHVVYAYGSIVPETVFMDPKWGSINLHGSLLPKYRGASPVQTVLLTGEKTTGFTIQYLAKEVDSGDIISQKSWTVSLEETTGSLLKTITKEGGVELIRLLQTLESTGEGWKSTPQKSEEATHCQKITANHRPIDWSRSAKEIHNQIRALNPDPLATTEFRGKKLILVSSFLPETQTEPIQIPIEAKTGSFFLYQKKRLFCLCGDGNLLGIDTLQPEGKKPMKGFEFFNGARVLTGESFT is encoded by the coding sequence ATGAAACTATCAATTGGATACTTTGGATCTCCCGAACATTCAAAAGAATTATTACAAATGATTTTGGATGCGGGAATCCAAGTGGATTTTGTTGTCACCAATGTGGACAAACCGGTGGGGCGTAAACAAATCATCACGCCCACTCCCGTGAAACAACTTGCAGAAGAAAAAGGAATCCCTGTGATCCAATCGGTCCGTCTTCGCACTGACGATGCCGCACAAAAACAAATTCTATCGTTCCGATCCCCGGTCCATGTGGTGTATGCCTACGGATCCATAGTCCCTGAAACGGTATTTATGGACCCTAAATGGGGCAGTATCAACCTTCATGGGAGTTTACTTCCGAAGTATAGGGGTGCCTCTCCCGTCCAAACTGTTTTACTTACGGGAGAGAAGACCACTGGGTTTACCATCCAATACTTGGCAAAGGAAGTGGATTCGGGGGACATCATTTCCCAAAAATCATGGACTGTATCCTTAGAAGAAACAACGGGTTCCCTCTTAAAAACCATCACCAAAGAGGGAGGTGTGGAACTCATACGCCTCTTACAAACATTGGAATCCACAGGGGAAGGTTGGAAGTCCACCCCACAAAAATCGGAAGAGGCCACCCATTGCCAAAAGATCACGGCAAATCATAGGCCAATCGATTGGTCCAGGTCGGCAAAAGAGATCCACAACCAAATCCGGGCTCTAAACCCAGACCCACTGGCCACTACCGAGTTTCGAGGGAAAAAACTGATTCTGGTTTCCTCGTTTTTACCCGAAACCCAAACAGAACCCATCCAAATCCCAATTGAGGCGAAAACAGGTTCCTTTTTTCTTTACCAGAAAAAAAGGCTTTTCTGTCTCTGTGGAGACGGAAACCTGCTTGGTATAGATACCTTACAACCCGAAGGGAAAAAACCCATGAAGGGATTTGAATTTTTTAATGGGGCGCGGGTTTTGACCGGAGAATCGTTTACGTGA
- a CDS encoding sigma-54-dependent transcriptional regulator, with amino-acid sequence MQKLIYILDDEKEIRKTLRVILEDEEYSVEDFSSGKSLIKALTKERPSLVLLDVWVGKEDGLTILDECKKLYPSLPIVMISGHGTIELAVNATKKGAVDFLEKPLSIEKVIQTIESSIEKTKEVHFPNFKLDVDEILGVSPSITRVKFAVFQAAETNARVFIYGENGTGKELTARAIHQNSKRKNEPYIEFNCASLPEESLEQELFGLELASQTDSPEIRIGKWEQAQNGTLFLDEICDLSLALQSKVLKVILDQKLERVGGKEFIPVDVRIIAATNSNVEDAIREGKFREDLFYALNVIPLELPPLRERNQDIPLLAEYYLKKSISENHLSQKTIDRDGLDALSSHFWPGNVRELTNIIERLSILVPGDTIKAKDVKEALHGFKRANEMVARGDLKHAKEEFERQYIIKTLQICEGNVTRTSKALGIERTHLYRKLRSLNISVDQLIEG; translated from the coding sequence ATGCAAAAATTAATCTATATTTTAGACGATGAAAAAGAAATCCGAAAAACGTTACGAGTGATTTTGGAAGATGAGGAATATTCTGTCGAAGATTTTTCGAGTGGGAAGTCATTGATAAAAGCATTAACCAAAGAGAGACCTTCACTTGTATTACTCGATGTATGGGTTGGAAAAGAAGACGGACTGACCATTTTAGATGAATGCAAAAAGTTATATCCTAGTCTTCCCATTGTGATGATTTCAGGTCACGGGACAATTGAACTTGCGGTCAATGCGACGAAAAAAGGTGCCGTGGATTTTTTAGAGAAACCATTATCCATCGAAAAAGTAATCCAAACGATCGAGTCTTCCATCGAAAAAACAAAAGAAGTTCATTTTCCCAATTTTAAATTAGATGTAGATGAAATCTTAGGTGTGTCTCCATCTATCACTCGAGTTAAGTTTGCTGTTTTCCAGGCCGCAGAAACGAATGCTCGTGTTTTTATTTATGGTGAAAATGGCACTGGAAAAGAACTTACTGCAAGAGCCATCCATCAAAATTCGAAACGAAAAAATGAACCTTACATTGAGTTCAATTGTGCGTCCTTACCAGAAGAGAGCTTAGAACAAGAGTTATTTGGTTTAGAACTTGCTTCACAGACTGATTCTCCTGAAATCCGAATTGGAAAATGGGAACAGGCTCAAAATGGTACTTTATTTTTAGATGAAATCTGTGATTTGAGTTTGGCTCTCCAATCGAAAGTTCTAAAAGTCATTCTGGATCAAAAATTAGAACGAGTTGGGGGTAAGGAGTTCATTCCCGTTGATGTTCGGATCATCGCCGCAACCAATTCCAATGTGGAAGATGCGATCCGTGAAGGAAAATTTAGAGAAGATCTATTTTATGCTTTAAATGTAATTCCTCTGGAATTACCACCGTTACGCGAACGTAACCAAGATATCCCACTGCTTGCCGAATACTATTTAAAAAAATCAATATCTGAAAATCATCTATCTCAAAAAACCATTGATCGAGACGGATTAGATGCACTTTCGTCCCATTTTTGGCCAGGAAATGTAAGGGAACTAACCAATATCATCGAACGATTGAGTATCTTAGTTCCCGGAGATACAATCAAAGCGAAGGATGTCAAAGAAGCCCTACATGGGTTCAAAAGGGCAAACGAGATGGTGGCGAGGGGTGATTTAAAACATGCAAAAGAAGAGTTTGAACGTCAGTACATTATCAAAACCTTACAAATTTGTGAGGGGAATGTCACTCGTACTTCCAAAGCATTAGGAATCGAACGAACTCATTTATACAGAAAGTTAAGATCACTCAATATTTCTGTTGATCAATTGATAGAGGGTTAG
- a CDS encoding LIC_11548 family sensor histidine kinase translates to MPNKFLRFFPNISDENRYYLRDIFIFFLTLAISIGFSELVFFREEEDISLYSKLDTYVFILIPFFILSLILSYVYRNRRNRETGKIRSSIRYRLTLAFLFVALVPSLPIFILSSNLTGRLIEGFYQVDISNALRSANFFVNQIEKEKEVSFLEMISRFRSILLREKPDSFSIFQKGIKNGFFEKNEFYLGYIEKEKVQFESKGLYRHFHSLEFDESKEKGIYLSRYYDADKAYLVAKFSLDGNAKVLIAQRIHRGMESDVLNIVNATSTYEKVSLWKEKIPFSVRITIASFSFSMFLIAILFSFLFARRISKPIINLANATKKVSLGESDIRLEKTEEGEMGILIDSFNQMVSDLKAKSDELMHTQRIAAWKEVAQRMAHEIKNPLTPIQLSAQRIQRKFQNPKKENLESVIFDATETIIGQVRVLEHLVKEFSEFARMPVPVLINQHINPILEEAVALFRDTSDIEFELKLAEDLPEVFLDKRLFLGVVNNLIKNAVEAILSQENSKEEMDFLGSRRKKIRVMSKLQKKALRRSIVLEIDDSGPGLKEEWREKIFEPYFSTKEKHGSGIGLAIVQKTIIDHHGHISVENSKLGGCKFRIELPLDLS, encoded by the coding sequence ATGCCAAATAAATTCCTTCGATTTTTCCCAAACATCTCTGATGAAAATCGTTATTATTTAAGAGATATCTTTATCTTTTTTTTGACTCTTGCTATCTCCATTGGGTTTTCAGAACTAGTATTCTTTCGGGAAGAAGAAGACATTTCGTTATATTCAAAATTAGATACTTATGTTTTTATTCTCATTCCATTTTTTATCTTATCCTTAATTCTAAGTTATGTTTATCGAAACCGTAGAAATCGAGAAACTGGGAAAATTAGAAGTTCTATTCGATACCGACTAACGCTTGCATTTTTATTCGTGGCACTTGTACCTTCCTTACCAATTTTCATTTTGTCCTCTAACTTGACAGGAAGGCTCATTGAAGGATTCTATCAAGTTGACATTTCGAATGCATTACGTTCTGCCAATTTTTTTGTGAATCAAATTGAAAAAGAAAAGGAAGTTTCCTTTTTGGAAATGATCTCGCGTTTTCGTTCTATTTTGCTTCGCGAAAAACCTGATAGTTTTTCCATTTTTCAAAAGGGTATTAAAAACGGATTTTTTGAAAAAAATGAATTTTATTTAGGATATATTGAAAAAGAAAAAGTTCAATTTGAATCAAAGGGTTTGTACCGGCATTTTCATTCCTTGGAATTTGACGAATCCAAAGAAAAAGGTATTTATCTAAGTCGATACTATGATGCCGATAAGGCATATTTAGTTGCTAAGTTTAGTTTGGATGGTAATGCAAAAGTTTTGATTGCCCAAAGGATCCATAGGGGAATGGAATCCGATGTATTGAATATCGTCAATGCAACATCCACTTATGAGAAAGTGAGTTTATGGAAGGAAAAAATTCCCTTTAGTGTTCGTATCACTATTGCTAGTTTTTCGTTTAGTATGTTTCTCATTGCCATTCTGTTCTCATTCCTATTTGCCAGGCGAATTTCTAAACCTATCATCAATTTGGCGAACGCAACCAAAAAGGTATCTCTTGGAGAATCTGATATCCGTTTGGAAAAAACGGAAGAAGGAGAAATGGGAATTTTGATTGATAGTTTCAATCAAATGGTGAGTGACTTAAAAGCAAAATCTGATGAACTGATGCACACGCAAAGAATTGCTGCTTGGAAAGAAGTGGCACAACGAATGGCACATGAAATCAAAAATCCACTGACTCCCATTCAATTATCTGCTCAAAGGATACAAAGGAAATTTCAGAATCCAAAAAAAGAAAATTTGGAATCTGTGATTTTTGACGCAACGGAAACGATCATTGGGCAAGTGCGTGTTCTGGAACATTTGGTAAAGGAATTTAGTGAATTTGCTCGAATGCCGGTACCTGTTCTCATCAACCAACATATCAATCCCATTCTAGAAGAAGCGGTTGCACTCTTTCGAGATACATCTGACATAGAATTTGAATTGAAACTTGCCGAAGATCTTCCTGAAGTATTTCTCGATAAACGATTGTTCCTTGGTGTTGTGAATAATCTCATTAAAAATGCGGTAGAAGCCATTTTATCGCAGGAAAATTCGAAAGAAGAAATGGATTTTCTTGGTTCGAGAAGAAAAAAAATCCGAGTGATGTCGAAATTACAAAAAAAAGCCCTACGTAGGAGTATTGTTCTTGAGATCGACGATTCAGGCCCTGGTTTAAAAGAGGAATGGCGGGAAAAAATTTTTGAACCCTATTTTTCAACAAAAGAGAAACATGGATCAGGGATTGGGCTTGCAATTGTCCAAAAAACGATCATTGACCATCATGGGCATATTTCCGTTGAGAACTCAAAGTTAGGTGGCTGTAAGTTTCGTATTGAACTTCCTTTGGATCTTTCATAA
- the rplS gene encoding 50S ribosomal protein L19, whose amino-acid sequence MNQILETALAGEAKNELNFEIGDTVKVHYKIVESGKERVQVYEGVVISIANKSQSKTFTVRRVSYDIGVERIFPLHSPRIAKIELVRKGSVRRAKLFYLREKKGKAGRIKERKGGQAIVAKDKKRQDEASKAAKATAEAPSA is encoded by the coding sequence ATGAATCAGATTCTAGAAACAGCACTCGCAGGCGAAGCAAAGAACGAACTTAATTTCGAAATTGGTGATACAGTCAAAGTTCACTACAAAATCGTTGAATCTGGAAAAGAACGTGTTCAGGTTTACGAAGGTGTTGTGATCTCCATTGCGAACAAATCACAAAGCAAAACATTTACAGTAAGACGTGTTTCTTACGATATCGGAGTGGAACGAATTTTCCCTCTTCATAGCCCGCGCATTGCCAAGATCGAACTCGTTCGTAAAGGTTCTGTTCGACGTGCAAAACTCTTTTATCTCCGTGAGAAAAAAGGAAAAGCAGGTCGTATCAAAGAAAGAAAAGGCGGACAAGCAATTGTTGCCAAAGACAAAAAGAGACAGGACGAAGCTTCTAAAGCCGCAAAAGCCACAGCAGAAGCACCTAGCGCATAA